ATAACAGGCCGCACCCGCCGCGTCGCGGCACGGACAATTGCCTGCTCGGGGGAATCGCCCTGTCGCTGGGCTTCTTGAGCAAAAGACAATAACAAAACCCCGTTCTGGATAGCCACCCCAAAGAGAGCAATGAACCCTATCGATGCAGGAACACTTAAATATTCTCCAAAACTCCGGAGCGCCAAAACCCCACCGACCAGAGAAAAGGGAATATTGAGCAAAATCAGCATCGTATAGAGGAGGGAGCGAAAGTTTCCGTACAACAGGATAAAAACCAGGACCAGTGTCAGCGGAAGAAGAATACGTAACCGGTCCAGCGTAATCCTGGTATTCTGAAACTCCCCTCCATACTCCAGGTGAACCCCCGTTGGGGTGGGCAAACGTTTTTTTATTTTTGACCGGATCTCTGCCACAACATGACTGGTCGCCCGATCCCGGATATTGAACTGGACCATCATGAGCCGACTGCCATTTTCGTGAAAAATTCGAGAAGGACCAATCACCTTTTGGATGACAGCGAGCTGTCCAAGCGGAACGGTGATGCCTTTTGGCGTCGTAATCAGAATGGAACGAATCCGGCCAATGGAAATCCGGTCTTTTTTCCGGAACCGGATGTGCAGGTTGTAGCGACGCACCCCTTTGATGACCTGAGAAGTGATTCCATCCGGACCGATACCCATTGAAACAATCCGGTTGACTGCTGCAACACTCAGCCCGTATTGCGCCAAGGCATTATGATCGATACGAATATCGATATAAGGTTGGCCCGTGATTCTCTGAATCGTCACCGAATAAACACCCCGCACGCTTTTGAGGAGTCCTGCAAGATTTTCCGAGTAGGAAGAGAGGGTCTTCATCTGGTCACCAAAAACTTTGATGGCGACCATGGCTTTTACCCCGGAAACCATTTCATCGATTCTTTCCTGAATCGGTTGAGAAAGATCAAAAGAAACGGAGGGAAGGGTGTCATCCAGTTTTTTTTCCATCTGGCGGACAAGTTCCTGCTTCGTGACTCTCGGCGGCCATTCGTTGCGAGGGCGGAGCTTGACAAAAATTTCCGTATGGGAGGGAACATCCGTATCCGTTCCGGACTGGGCCCTCCCGATTCTTGATTGGGTCATCTCAACCTCTGGAAATGACATGAGGATCCGGTTAATGACCCGGCTGGCCTGAGTTGTTTCCGCCATCGAGGCGGAAGGCCAAAGATCCGCCAGAACCAGAATTGATCCTTCGTCCATGACAGGAATAAACTCCGTCCCGGTCCGGAAAAACACCCAGAGGGAGATTCCGACAAAGACAACCCCTATCATAATGACAGTACGTCCCCGGGGAAGAAGCTTCTTCAGCAAGCTGACATATGTCGACTGGATAAGATGAAACAGGGCTTCCCCCAGCTTTTCCATCCGGCCTGTCTTGCCGTTTCGAAAAAAACTCATCATGACAGGAACAAATGTCAAAGACAGGATCAAGGAGGAACCAAGCGCCAGAAGAATCGCTGTCGCCATGGGAGAAAACATCTTTCCCGGGATTCCCGGCAAGAAGAGAATCGGAATGAAGACCGATGAAATGATGGCAATGGAAAAAAGAATGGGTCGGACAACTTCTCCGGCAGCACCGGCAATCTCGTCTTTCCCGATAGGAATGCCCTTTTCCCACTGGTGGCGTTCGATATTCTCTGCCATCACGATCGAAGCATCGACCATCATACCGATTCCAATCACAATTCCGCCCATAGACATGAGATCTGCAGCCATGTGAAGCCGCTGCATCAGGAAAAATGTCACCAGAATCGAGACTGGCAGAGTAACCGCAACAACAGATGCGGCCCAGATCCTGCCGAGAAAAATGATCAGGATCAAAATGACCAGGACACTTCCCTCGATCAGAGCGTGAATGACCGTATGAACCGCTTTCAGAATCAGGGGAGCAGAAGAGTAGTACTCATGAATCCGGACATGGTCAGGAAGAAGGTGACTGTTAATTTCGTGAACTTTGGCCTGAAGGCGGGACAAGACATCCAGGGCATTTTCCCCCCGAAGCATGACGACCGTTCCTTTAACAACTTCCCGATTTCCTTCAAGGGCATTTCCTCTTCTGACTTCCGGCAAGACCTTGACCGCCCCGATGTCCCGGATCAGAACAGGAACACCCTGCCGGGTGGCAACGACAATGGACTCAATATCCTGACGGGAGCGAATTCGACCAATCCCTCGGACAATATAAGACTCACCACCGACATCAATATACCCTCCGCCGACATTTTCGTTATTAACAGAGAGAGCCTTTGCCACCTGGTCGAGGGAGAGATGAAAAGCCAGCAGACGATAAGGGTCGACATTCACAAAATAGGCCTTGACGTACCCCCCGTAGGAGAGAATCCCCGCAACTCCCCGAACGGTCAGGAGGGCCCTTTTCACAATCCAGTCCTGATAGGTCCTTAATTTCATCAGGTCAACGCCGGGGCCCTCCAACGTGTAACGAAAAATATTCCCGGTCGGCGTCGACACCGCCCCAAGGATCGGGGAGACGCCGGGAGGAAGGGCTGTACGGGATTCGGACAGCCTCTCCATGACGAGTGTCCGGGCCCGATAAATATCCATGCTGTTCCGAAACACGATCGTGACAGACGAAAGCCCAAAAAGAGTCTTGGATCGGATTAAAACGACACCAGGCAGACCGTTCATCTCGGTCTCGATCGTATTGGTAATCTGTTTTTCGATTTCGACTGGAGCAATGCCCGGAGCTTCCGTGAGAACAGTCACGGAAACCGGAGAGACGTCCGGCAGGGCATCGACCGCCAGAGACTTCAGGGAAAGGAGACCGGCCCCGGACAGCAGAAGAGCGATCAGAATGACGAGAAGACGGTTGTCGAGGATCTTGTCAAAAAAACCGGTTTTCATGGATCAACTGCAGAACGGCTTGTTATTTTTTCAAACTGGGCTTTGAGCCAGAAGCCGTTTTGGTCCACAATACGCACCGTGAGAGGCAAGTGATCGCGAACCGGAACCAGCCCGGACTCGGAATGTCCCGCTTTCACAGGAACCATCTGATACTCTCCCGCCCTGCGCTCCA
The Leptospirillum ferriphilum genome window above contains:
- a CDS encoding efflux RND transporter permease subunit; the encoded protein is MKTGFFDKILDNRLLVILIALLLSGAGLLSLKSLAVDALPDVSPVSVTVLTEAPGIAPVEIEKQITNTIETEMNGLPGVVLIRSKTLFGLSSVTIVFRNSMDIYRARTLVMERLSESRTALPPGVSPILGAVSTPTGNIFRYTLEGPGVDLMKLRTYQDWIVKRALLTVRGVAGILSYGGYVKAYFVNVDPYRLLAFHLSLDQVAKALSVNNENVGGGYIDVGGESYIVRGIGRIRSRQDIESIVVATRQGVPVLIRDIGAVKVLPEVRRGNALEGNREVVKGTVVMLRGENALDVLSRLQAKVHEINSHLLPDHVRIHEYYSSAPLILKAVHTVIHALIEGSVLVILILIIFLGRIWAASVVAVTLPVSILVTFFLMQRLHMAADLMSMGGIVIGIGMMVDASIVMAENIERHQWEKGIPIGKDEIAGAAGEVVRPILFSIAIISSVFIPILFLPGIPGKMFSPMATAILLALGSSLILSLTFVPVMMSFFRNGKTGRMEKLGEALFHLIQSTYVSLLKKLLPRGRTVIMIGVVFVGISLWVFFRTGTEFIPVMDEGSILVLADLWPSASMAETTQASRVINRILMSFPEVEMTQSRIGRAQSGTDTDVPSHTEIFVKLRPRNEWPPRVTKQELVRQMEKKLDDTLPSVSFDLSQPIQERIDEMVSGVKAMVAIKVFGDQMKTLSSYSENLAGLLKSVRGVYSVTIQRITGQPYIDIRIDHNALAQYGLSVAAVNRIVSMGIGPDGITSQVIKGVRRYNLHIRFRKKDRISIGRIRSILITTPKGITVPLGQLAVIQKVIGPSRIFHENGSRLMMVQFNIRDRATSHVVAEIRSKIKKRLPTPTGVHLEYGGEFQNTRITLDRLRILLPLTLVLVFILLYGNFRSLLYTMLILLNIPFSLVGGVLALRSFGEYLSVPASIGFIALFGVAIQNGVLLLSFAQEAQRQGDSPEQAIVRAATRRVRPVMMTALVGSLGILPLLLSHGTGANVQRPLAAVVTGGIFSSTLMTLLVLPSVYLLVMRFRKSS